The following proteins are co-located in the Enoplosus armatus isolate fEnoArm2 chromosome 8, fEnoArm2.hap1, whole genome shotgun sequence genome:
- the mfn2 gene encoding mitofusin-2 codes for MSLVFPRPNTNAVHGKKDKRLMAEVNASPLKHFVTAKKKINGIFEQLGAYIKESASFLEDTHKNDELDPVTTEEQVQEVRGYLAKVAGIGEVLARRHMKVVFFGRTSNGKSSVINAMLCDKVLPSGIGHTTNCFLRVEGTDGNEAFLLTEGSEERKSIKTVNQLAHALHQDEDLDAGSLVCVMWPKAKCALLRDDLVLVDSPGIDVTTELDSWIDKFCLDADVFVLVANSESTLMQTEKSFFHKVNERLSSPNIFILNNRWDASASEPEYMEEVRRQHMDRCSNFLVDELGVVDRAQASDRIFFVSAKEVLQARVQKAQGMPEAGGALAEGFQARMFEFQNFERRFEECISQSAVKTKFEQHTVRAKQISEALRRIMDSVHIAAQEQRVYCLDTKEDRQDRLEFIDKQLDLLTMDCKAKIKKITEEVERQVSNAMAEEIRKLHVLVDDFHMDFHPSPVVLKVYKNDLHRHIEEGLGKNMSERCSTSITGALQATQTDMIEGLKPLLPSPVREQVDKLVPRQCFSLSYDLACDKLCSDFQEDIGFHFSLGWTMLVNRFLGPKNTRRALMGYNDQVPRPLALTPVSTSMPPFPQSSMTQEELMVSMVTGLASLTSRTSMGVLVVGGVIWKAVGWRLIALSVGLYGLLYIYERLTWTTKAKERAFKRQFVDYASEKLQLIVSYTGSNCSHQVQQELAGVFAQLCQQVDVTRQNLEDEITDMNSKIELLDSLQSKAKLLRNKAGWLDSELNMFTQQYLHHSK; via the exons ATGTCTCTGGTTTTCCCACGACCCAACACCAACGCAGTCCACGGCAAGAAGGATAAGAGACTGATGGCGGAAGTGAATGCGTCGCCGCTCAAGCATTTTGTCACAGCAAAGAAGAAGATCAATGGGATCTTTGAACAATTGGGGGCCTACATCAAGGAGAGCGCTTCCTTTCTGGAAG ATACTCACAAAAATGATGAGCTGGACCCGGTCACCACAGAGGAGCAGGTCCAAGAGGTCCGGGGTTACCTCGCCAAGGTGGCAGGGATTGGAGAAGTGCTCGCGCGCAGGCACATGAAGGTGGTCTTCTTTGGGAG GACCAGTAATGGAAAGAGCTCAGTGATCAATGCCATGCTGTGTGACAAGGTGCTGCCGTCTGGAATAGGACACACCACCAACTGCTTCCTGAGGGTGGAGGGCACCGATGGCAACGAGGCCTTCCTCCTCACCGAAGGctctgaggagaggaagagcatAAAG ACGGTGAACCAGCTGGCTCACGCTCTCCACCAGGATGAGGACCTGGACGCCGGCAGCTTGGTCTGTGTCATGTGGCCTAAAGCCAAGTGTGCTCTGCTCAGGGATGATCTGGTGTTGGTGGACAG CCCAGGTATCGATGTTACCACagaactggacagctggatTGACAAGTTCTGCCTGGATGCTGATGTGTTTGTTCTGGTGGCAAACTCCGAGTCCACGCTGATGCAGACG GAGAAGTCCTTCTTTCACAAGGTCAATGAGCGGCTCTCCAGTCCCAACATTTTCATCCTCAACAACCGCTGGGACGCCTCAGCCTCAGAACCTGAGTACATGGAGGAG GTCCGCAGGCAGCATATGGACAGATGCTCCAATTTCCTGGTGGATGAGCTGGGTGTGGTGGACCGAGCCCAGGCCAGTGACCGCATCTTCTTCGTCTCTGCTAAGGAAGTACTCCAGGCTCGTGTGCAGAAGGCCCAAGGAATGCCTGAAGCAG GTGGAGCGCTCGCAGAAGGTTTTCAAGCCAGAATGTTTGAGTTCCAGAACTTTGAAAGGCGATTCGAG GAGTGTATCTCACAGTCAGCCGTGAAGACCAAGTTTGAGCAGCACACAGTGAGGGCCAAGCAGATCTCTGAAGCCCTGCGCCGCATTATGGATTCTGTACACATCGCTGCACAAGAGCAGAG ggtCTACTGTCTTGACACCAAGGAGGACCGTCAGGATCGATTGGAGTTTATAGACAAGCAGTTGGACCTGCTGACCATGGACTGTAAGGCCAAGATCAAGAAGATTactgaagaggtggagagacag GTGTCTAATGCCATGGCAGAGGAGATCAGGAAGCTCCATGTGCTGGTGGACGACTTCCACATGGACTTCCACCCATCACCAGTGGTGCTCAAGGTCTACAAGAAT GATCTCCACCGGCACATAGAGGAGGGTCTTGGCAAGAACATGTCAGAGAGGTGCTCCACCTCCATCACCGGTGCCCTGCAGGCCACACAGACGGACATGATCG agggTCTGAAGCCTCTGCTGCCCAGCCCGGTCAGAGAGCAGGTAGACAAGCTGGTTCCTCGTCAGTGCTTCAGCCTCAGTTATGACCTGGCCTGTGACAAGCTCTGCAGTGACTTTCAGGAGGACATCGGCTTCCACTTCTCTCTAGGCTGGACCATGCTGGTCAACCGCTTCCTGGGGCCCAAGAACACCCGGCGGGCGCTCATGGGCTACAATGACCAG GTCCCCCGGCCCCTGGCCCTGACTCCAGTCAGCACCAGCATGCCTCCGTTCCCACAAAGCTCCATGAcccaggaggagctgatggTCTCCATGGTGACCGGTCTTGCCTCCCTTACCTCCCGTACTTCCATGGGCGTCCTCGTGGTTGGCGGCGtg ATCTGGAAAGCAGTGGGCTGGCGTCTGATCGCCTTGTCAGTGGGTCTGTACGGGCTCCTCTACATCTACGAGCGGCTCACCTGGACCACCAAGGCCAAGGAGAGAGCCTTCAAGAGACAGTTTGTGGACTACGCCAGTGAGAAGCTGCAGCTCATCGTCAGCTACACCGGATCCAACTGCAGCCACCAAGTCCAGCA GGAGTTGGCCGGTGTGTTTGCTCAGCTCTGCCAGCAGGTGGACGTCACCCGTCAGAACCTGGAGGATGAAATCACCGACATGAACAGCAAGATCGAGCTGCTGGACAGCCTGCAGAGCAAAGCTAAGCTGCTGCG GAACAAGGCGGGCTGGCTGGATAGCGAGCTCAACATGTTCACCCAGCAGTACCTCCATCACAGCAAGTAA
- the LOC139288797 gene encoding zinc finger protein PLAGL2-like, whose product MFHQQDHLKSQLQESHPASRQLFHCQECGKQYNTQLGYRRHLVAAHSATASLPCPEGAPSLLEHLGSHIDRPPSSEGNTNAAVPVRERKYSCERCDRRFYTRKDVRRHAVVHTGRRDFLCPRCAQRFGRRDHLTRHLKKSHAQESGLMPPCTPNAPVATPTPATQCPVKEEPSPVPSDMGSVSKEPMETYSRDMYNSYPMANPVPGLGHPHGLMQGSLSSGMGVGRHMPPQSSHPHHHHLQPPAAPQQQPYSNMARYQHGSTSYPRADVDSFLLDLQSAPPPHLSAVNSSTSTSASPQREVLGEGVGTGGDPHLLSRSPAISSTELSCTTNMDLGPLLGFLPFSLPPYSPHMGMGGLVMSYPPATTTTSSPSSSTGLSSQAPGPFTFFQPPQAHVPQGPGAHNHSQLPQAYSSPAMSTSSSLPHYYQAFQQ is encoded by the coding sequence ATGTTCCACCAGCAGGACCATCTGAAGAGCCAGCTGCAGGAGAGCCACCCAGCCAGCAGGCAGCTCTTCCACTGCCAGGAGTGTGGGAAGCAGTACAACACGCAACTGGGTTATAGACGCCACCTGGTGGCAGCCCACAGCGCTACAGCGAGTCTGCCCTGCCCAGAGGGGGCGCCTTCCCTGCTGGAGCACCTGGGCAGCCATATTGACAGGCCCCCATCATCAGAGGGCAACACAAACGCCGCCGTgccagtgagagagaggaagtacTCTTGTGAACGATGTGACCGCCGTTTTTACACTCGTAAGGATGTACGGCGTCACGCTGTGGTGCACACTGGCCGCCGTGACTTCCTGTGCCCTCGCTGTGCACAACGCTTTGGCCGCAGGGACCACCTGACCCGCCACTTGAAGAAGAGCCATGCCCAGGAGTCGGGGTTGATGCCACCCTGTACACCCAACGCTCCTGTGGCCACACCGACCCCTGCCACCCAGTGCCCGGTGAAGGAGGAGCCCAGCCCTGTGCCCTCTGATATGGGCTCTGTCTCCAAGGAGCCCATGGAGACTTACTCCAGGGACATGTACAACTCCTACCCCATGGCCAATCCTGTCCCCGGGTTGGGCCACCCCCATGGCCTTATGCAGGGCTCCTTGTCCTCAGGCATGGGCGTCGGTCGCCACATGCCCCCTCAATCTTCtcacccccaccaccatcacctGCAACCCCCTGCGGCTCCGCAGCAGCAGCCCTATAGCAACATGGCCAGGTACCAGCACGGATCTACCTCATATCCTCGTGCAGACGTGGACAGTTTCCTGCTGGATCTGCAGAGTGCCCCCCCACCTCACCTGAGTGCAGTCAACTCCTCTACCTCTACTTCTGCCTCCCCTCAGAGGGAGGTACTGGGTGAAGGGGTGGGTACTGGCGGCGACCCCCACCTGCTGTCCAGGAGCCCTGCCATCTCCTCCACCGAGTTGTCCTGCACCACTAACATGGACCTCGGGCCCCTGCTGGGCTTTTTGCCTTTTAGCCTGCCGCCCTACAGCCCTCACATGGGGATGGGGGGGTTAGTGATGAGCTATCCACCCgctaccaccaccacctcctctccatcctcttccaCTGGGCTATCCTCCCAGGCTCCAGGGCCTTTCACCTTCTTCCAGCCTCCCCAGGCTCATGTACCCCAGGGCCCTGGAGCCCACAACCACAGCCAGCTACCTCAGGCATACAGCAGTCCTGCTATGAGCACTTCCAGCTCCCTACCTCACTACTACCAGGCCTTTCAGCAGTAA